TGCACTCGGATGCGCGGATGTCCAACAGCGCGTTGGCCGAGGCGGTCGGGATCGCGCCGTCGACATGTCACGGCAGGCTGCGCCGACTCCAGGACATCGGAGTGATCCGTGGGTTCTACACCGATATCAACCCGGCAGCGGTCGGCCTGACGCTCCAGGCGATGATCTCGGTAAGCCTGCAATCCAATGCGCGGGGCCGTATTCGGGATTTCATCGCCCAGATCAGGCAACGCCCGCAGGTGATGGACGTCTACTTCCTGGCCGGTGGTGACGACTTCATCCTGCACGTAGCCGCACGGGATACCGAAGATCTGCGTGCCTTCGTGGTGGAGAACCTCAATGCCGATGGCGATGTCGCGGGCACACAGACATCGCTGATCTTCGAGCATCTGCGGGGAGCATCGCCATTGTGACAGTCGACGACGATCTGGACACGCTCTACGGGGTCCCGCCGCCCGAATTCACGGCATTGCGAGGCCAATTGGTGGCGCAGGCCAAGAAGCGTGGCGATACCGATGCGGCTCGCACCATCGGTGCGGCGCGGCGGCCCACCGTGGCCGCCTGGGTGGTCAACGCGTTGGTGCGGGCGGATCCCGCTGTAGCGGATCGGCTTGCGGAATTGCGTGCGCAATTGCAGGCTGCGCACGCCGCCATGGATGGTGCCCGTATCCGCGAGTTGACTGCGTCGCAACGCCGGGTCGTCATCGACCTCACCCGGGCGGGCCTTGCGGCGGCACGGGTGAACGCGCCGACACCCGCTCTGCGTGCGGACATCACCAACACGCTGCAGGCGGCGATCGCGGATCCGGATGTGCACGCCAGACTCGGTCGTCTGGAGAAGGCCGAGGAGTGGTCGGGATTCGGTGATTTCGGTGTTTCCGTGGCGGTCGGCGCGCGACGTCGCGATACCGACGCTCCCGCCCCGCCCGGTCCCGATGACGGTCGGCGACGGCGCATCCTGGCCGAGCAACGCGGCGCGGCCGCAGCGGCGCTCGCACGATCCGAGAACGTCCATGCCGCCGCCACCGGCACGGTCGCGGACCGGCAGGCCGCGCTCGTCGCCGCGCGCCGACGCCTCGAGCAGGCGCGTGAGTTGCTGGCGGCTGCCGAGCATGATGTCGATATCGCCGATGCCGACCTTGCTGACGCCCGCCACGCACACGACGTCGCGAAATCCGATGTGGAGCGCGACGCCGCGGCGCTGGCTGCCGTCGATGCCGCGATCGATGCCCTCAGCGGCGGGTCGCCGACCTGAGCTCATCGAGGGCCGTGCCGATATGACCGGCCAATGGCCGGTCGTCTTCGGCGGCCAGCCAGCGTTCGAAGGCGACCTTGAAGACCGCGATTCCGGTTTCTGCCAACAGAACTGCGGTGTCGGCGTGGACACCGCGGCTGCGCAGCGCATCGGCCAGGGTCGTGGCCAATGAGGCGAGCTTGATGAGCTCGCGTTCCTGCAGGCCGGGATTGGCGTCGATGACCAACTGGCGTCGGCGAGCGTGTTCGCGGCGTTCGGTGAAGAAGTCCGATGTCGATTCCAGCGCCGCCGCGACGGCGTCCAGCGCGGTAGTGGTGGCTGGTGTCGTGGCGACGGCGCCTGCCATGGCCTCGGCGAGCATCTGGCCCTTGAACAGGACCTCACGCTTGTCGGTGAAGTGCCGGAAGAACGTGCGCTCGGTCAGTCCCGCGCGCTGGGCGATCTCGGCGACCGTTGTCTGATCGAATCCACGCTCCAGATACAGCTCCAGCGCGGCCTGTTCGAGGCGCCCCTGTGCGTCCGGTTCCCAACGGCCCATGCCGGAATTCTAAGTGATGACAGCAACTGTCATCGGGTGTAGCGTCGGTGATGTCATTGACTGACATCACTGAGCCCCAGGAGTGCATATGCATGTGTTCGTCACCGGCGCCAGCGGCCATATCGGGTCGCTGGTGGTACGGGAACTGGTCGGGTCCGGGCATCGGGTGACCGGTCTGGCGAGGTCCGACGACGCCGAGGAGGCCGTTCGGTCATCAGGAGCGCAGGTGTTGCGTGGGACGTTGCAGGATCTCGACAC
This DNA window, taken from Mycolicibacterium neoaurum, encodes the following:
- a CDS encoding TetR family transcriptional regulator — encoded protein: MGRWEPDAQGRLEQAALELYLERGFDQTTVAEIAQRAGLTERTFFRHFTDKREVLFKGQMLAEAMAGAVATTPATTTALDAVAAALESTSDFFTERREHARRRQLVIDANPGLQERELIKLASLATTLADALRSRGVHADTAVLLAETGIAVFKVAFERWLAAEDDRPLAGHIGTALDELRSATRR
- a CDS encoding Lrp/AsnC family transcriptional regulator, which translates into the protein MNERSSTRGPRLASGPKDVRPSDLDDIDRRMLLALHSDARMSNSALAEAVGIAPSTCHGRLRRLQDIGVIRGFYTDINPAAVGLTLQAMISVSLQSNARGRIRDFIAQIRQRPQVMDVYFLAGGDDFILHVAARDTEDLRAFVVENLNADGDVAGTQTSLIFEHLRGASPL